Proteins from a genomic interval of Pseudomonas versuta:
- a CDS encoding sulfurtransferase TusA family protein, which produces MTDALAHDALVDASGLNCPLPLLKAKLELNRLVSGQTLKVIATDAGSQRDFRTFARLAGHELLREENDAGIYCYWLRKA; this is translated from the coding sequence ATGACTGATGCGTTGGCGCATGATGCGCTGGTGGATGCCAGCGGCCTGAATTGCCCGTTGCCACTGCTCAAGGCCAAGCTGGAGCTCAATCGTCTGGTCAGTGGTCAGACCCTCAAAGTGATCGCCACGGACGCCGGTTCGCAGCGAGATTTTCGGACCTTTGCACGTTTGGCAGGCCATGAACTGCTGCGTGAAGAGAATGATGCCGGCATTTATTGCTACTGGTTACGCAAGGCCTGA
- a CDS encoding AI-2E family transporter, with product MFKVLRDWVQRYFSDEEAVVLAVLLVLAFTAVLTLGGMLAPVLAGMVLAYLMQGLVVALERLRVPGAAAVGLVFALFMGLLLVFIVVVVPLLWHQLITLFNELPGMLAKWQSLLLLLPERYPHLVSDEQVLQAIEVARGEIGKFGQLALTFSLSSLPLLVNIMIYLVLVPILVFFFLKDRAVIGRWVRGYLPRERALITRVAEEMNRQIANYIRGKVIEIIICGGVTYIAFVTMGLNYAALLALLVGVSVVVPYVGAVVVTVPVLLIALFQWGWSDQFIYLMAVYGIIQTLDGNVLVPLLFSEAVSLHPVAIICAVLLFGGLWGFWGVFFAIPLATLFKAVLDAWPREQQIVAPLL from the coding sequence ATGTTCAAAGTGTTACGTGATTGGGTTCAGCGCTATTTCTCTGATGAGGAGGCAGTGGTGCTGGCGGTGTTGCTGGTTCTGGCCTTTACCGCCGTGCTGACCTTGGGCGGCATGCTGGCGCCGGTACTGGCGGGGATGGTGCTGGCGTATCTGATGCAGGGCCTGGTGGTGGCTCTGGAGCGGTTGCGGGTGCCGGGTGCCGCTGCGGTTGGCCTGGTGTTTGCGCTGTTCATGGGGCTGCTGCTGGTATTCATCGTGGTGGTGGTGCCGCTGTTGTGGCATCAGTTGATCACGCTGTTCAACGAGTTGCCGGGCATGCTGGCCAAGTGGCAATCGCTCCTGTTGCTGTTGCCGGAGCGGTATCCGCATCTGGTGTCCGATGAGCAGGTGCTGCAGGCCATTGAAGTGGCCCGTGGTGAAATCGGAAAGTTCGGGCAACTGGCACTGACCTTTTCCCTGTCCAGTTTGCCGCTGTTAGTCAACATCATGATTTATCTGGTGCTGGTGCCGATACTGGTGTTCTTCTTCCTTAAAGACCGGGCAGTGATCGGTCGTTGGGTGCGTGGCTATTTGCCTCGCGAGCGGGCGTTGATTACCCGTGTCGCCGAAGAAATGAACCGCCAGATTGCCAATTACATTCGCGGCAAAGTCATCGAGATCATTATTTGCGGGGGGGTGACCTACATCGCATTTGTCACCATGGGCCTTAACTACGCGGCGCTGCTGGCGCTATTGGTTGGCGTCTCGGTGGTGGTGCCGTATGTGGGGGCCGTGGTGGTGACGGTTCCAGTGCTGCTGATTGCGCTGTTTCAGTGGGGCTGGAGTGACCAGTTCATCTATCTGATGGCGGTCTACGGGATCATTCAGACCCTGGATGGCAATGTGCTGGTGCCCTTGCTGTTTTCTGAGGCCGTGAGTTTGCACCCGGTGGCAATCATTTGCGCGGTGCTGTTGTTTGGCGGGTTGTGGGGTTTTTGGGGGGTGTTTTTCGCGATACCGCTGGCGACCCTGTTCAAGGCTGTACTTGATGCCTGGCCGCGGGAGCAGCAAATCGTCGCACCGCTGCTTTAG